ttattattattattattattattattattattattgtactgggttgttcaattaggaaaaggaaataaatttaccaacgctactaacaataataataataacaataatgaatattgtaataatttttttaataataatttcaaaacctaacgataaatttaataatatccataataactatttaagtttgaatgatggactcgtattattattattattattatcattattattatcattattattatcattattattatcattattattatcattattattattattattattattattattattattattattgtaataggttgttcaaggatagacattagtcgtgacagttgtttattgttaacaagaagtttcaaaataatataatgccaccagctatgCAAATCTTGAATTCTCCGatttaatcaatattaataataataatgagtattgtaataaacattaatttcaaaatataacgataactttaataattcccataataactatttaggATTGAATGATAGCCTtgtagttaggtattatttcactcacttgatgggttagcttaggttaggttaggttagataaggCTTAAATTAGATGGTTAGGTTAgctagggttaggttaggttgggttaggaggttgggttaggataggttaggttggttaggttaggttaggttaggttaggttaggttaggttaggttagagagagagagagagagagagagagagagagagagagagagagagagagagagagagagagagagaggtggagatacGTTAGGGGTacccaatgaggttaagagaggggtggagtttggttaggggtagccaatgaggttaagagaagggggggtggagttaggttagagatagtcaatgaggttaagggaggggcaggagttaggttaggggggcacCCTTATGGATCTGTTTGGACTGGTCCATATGGATCGATTcaggtttgaactggtccttatggatccaaACCGTGCTATTTAccctacctatatctatatatctatatatctatatatctatatatctatatatctatatatatatatatatatatatatatatatatatatatatatctatattttatcaaggagacaccaaaaacactggtaaaaactataggcaccaaggaaacacaaaacataattaatttgtatattaacaatatactacaaatagagaacttcccttaagtaaacataaacaacttaataaactattagaggctctcaattactgcccgaggtcctgaagtaattacagctagatgcgaagtagtgggtataacacaatgtctccattcagttcggtaatcacctgtaaatttcgataggtcatcaattaaaattaccaagccGAACTAAAGGTTATGacaatggcctatcattcctggctaACCAGtaaattacacatttaatcaatttgacataaaatggctattggctAACCTAGAACAATCGAATAATGTTAACTGGACACTCTCTAAAGGATAAACAATTGCTAAcattaacctggatatatgccaagacacaagacacttaaatttggctcatagatgattacatatatattaaagacatgcaaggccttacttaagaaataactttcctaagctggaatttacaaagggcttgacttgagacccactctctagttgacccttacctgtaattaattccagagcggcaaacggcaatattaagaggttatgttctggctcttgatcaagcctcttgacatgacgaggacgagcgttgtagaacttcatcaaaaCCACGGCacttgttcaacatggtaggtcactcccaaggatcaatctacaccacgatcatggctggtacatagggcttttaaaagtaggagaaaatcttatccatccacGTCCTAGCgataaaagcacaaggttaaaatctcctacgagagtgtggcttccgagtcggagacaattcgttgccagactgcttcggctaactaagtcagtcccgaagtaaaaaatttttcccgataacaacgggtaacaggtaaaaggatctatttaaaagtgggtcaagggtaattacataagggaaaagtaattaatataaattaaccaatttacatatcttatgtcttaacatatgaaagactttaataatatactaaaatttaatttcttttagtccACCACCAGCGATGCAACTTTTTTTAGTAGaaaaaattgcatctaaaaatataaacaatacacTAACATAACACTCAGTCAAAATCTCCCTGGTCTTCTGCTCACTaactatagcagcctttcttttgacaTGGGGAGGCTCTGATAAAAGTTTAACAGAATCATTAGTCGACGAAAGTTCCGAATCATCTGATCTTTCAAGAAAAGGAACCAGTGTTGTAATGTGTCTTTTAACAACTTCCCTAGTAGAACCCTTTTGTATCGATGCTCCTGTAACTTCACCGATACTGTTATATTGCAATTCTTTCACCAAACCCATAGGATAATTGTTAGGTTTTGCGTGCACCTCTTTCAGTAGGACAATATCCCCAATTTTGATACCCCTCTGTGTAATAGGTCGGTATCTATCCTTTTTATCAACAGCTTGGTCAATCAGTGTACCCAAAAACTcgttatgatattttgataacagattatttcttactttccttaatttcatatactcatctttaacctgttggggatttacacaaggttgccagtcaggatcctcatctggtataccctgtaattctggaaggaggttcatggaagtcagttcatagcccttaactaactgttcaggtgtaattggttcaggtacaaagtctaaatcttcttctctaagggattccttaaaggctataggtctcctattaacaaggtgaacagtgtgacaaacaataaattcaaagtcatcataagataaaacaagattttttatacttccaaacaacaatcttttaacctgtttgacacaaacttcaacaagagatccaagcttactgcatcctttaaaatattgctgaaactgtatagggcgaatattgttttcttcaaaatataactgaCTAGCATGATCACTTAAAAGGTTCTGCATCACATTAGCCCCAGCTACAAGCTGTGTCCCCATATCACTGACGCATAATTCAGGGATTCCATAATCAAAACAATGCAGCTGGAAAGATTGCAAGAATTCTTTTACACCAAGATCcttgcaaattttaagattcactgccctactccaagtacatgtaatgcataataaccacactttttgagtttcattattcttcctaacatggaaaggacccatatgatcaatgaaaacatTAGCAAATGGCCTGGATGGCAAATTAGACCTGAATTCCCTATATGAATTCTGACTAAGTTTGAAAGTTCTATTACAAAAACGCCTACAATGCACACattgttttaatgctttttttgATGGTCGAAAAATGCCTAGGGATATGAAATTGTCGTCGTATTTCAGCTAGAACTGAATAACATCCTGCATGAAACAGATTGAAATGAACATCCAAAATAATTAGCTTCGTCAAAACACTGTCTCTCGGCAGTAAAATAGGAAAACCATTATTGctaaaccatttcttaaatttgcttttaaccctaagaataccattttcatccatgaatatattaaGCTGAGTAATGAGGTTAGGAATGGCCTTCAGATTAAAACTATTCTTATTCTGAAAGTAAGCAAAGATCTCTGGGAACCACTTTCTTTGCTCTGTTATAACAACTCTCTTACTAGCTTCTGCAAAGAGATTAGGGTTGGTATCAGATGAGGTTTGAGAACATATACCTGCCCTTGACTTCCAGTTTCTTATGCCTACTAGTATTCTTCGATAAATCAGAATCAACGTACGAAAGCTGGAATAATTGCAGGGATCAATAACATTCAGGAGAACCTGTTAAGGAAGAAAAAGTAGTTTGAGAAAGTTCTGCCCCTAAAGGTACATTCAACTTGGAGAGGTACCCAGAGTCTGTGACTGTCATGGGATTTGGAATAATAAAAGTCATGTCCTGTTCCCCACCAGGGATGTCATCCAACTTCTTGCCTGGACCAACGAGAAAATTCGTTTTATACAACTGCTTATGTGAGAGGCATCTAGTAACACAGTCGGCCGTATTCTTTTTCCCTGAAATGAAACAGAATCTTATTGGAAATCGTTGACACAACTTTTGAATATTACCAATTCTATTCATTACGAAAGTTGAACACCTTTGCATTTTATCCAGTTTCTGTGAGGAAGAATTAAGCCAGTGTAGAGCACAAAGAGAATCAGCATAGAGAACCATTTCTACTATGTTAACAGGTTTCAGGCAAGAAGGTCCAGAGATATCTCTTTGCAGTTCCACGAGAGTTTCGACACCCAAAACAATGGCATTTAACTCTAATGAAGGAATTGACTTATTCTTCAGCTGAGTGTTAATCATACGGTTCTTAGCTTGAACAAAACTCACCTTACCAGATTCAACGTGCTGCAAAAAAATTACTGTACCATATAAGTCGTGACTAGCATCAGTATAAGCCATAAGCTTATAAGTACCATTCCTTGGTCCGACATATCTACCTATCTTAAGGGGAGGAGAAGCATTagcttgtttacatatatttcccCATTCATGTTGAAGCTCTTATGGCAACAATGCATCCCAACCAAGGTTTTTATTGCACTGAAGCCTGTGCATAAACAAACGGCTTCTGTTTAAAACAGGCATGTTAAAGCCATATATGTCAAATTAAGAAGCAATTGTTCCTAAAACAGCACGTTTAGTGGTGGCCTTGCCATCAAGGCAAAtaggctttgtaaatatttcatctcttactctgtcccatgcaagaccaaacaactttgtagtttcaggggtctgagttttcatgtcttcatctatcttaatttgtaaggaattatcattggtgataatctgctgaacctcgaatttgtacggagcaaaaatgcgaggcagctcattataagcccattctaaagactctccagtttccatggtaattgcaccattatccatatacagcaaggtatacattaaatgttttaattctgacaaatctttatccttttcttccttaaaaactaaaatataatataaagaaagcattaacaaaaacgggctacaacgcaacccaaaactcagcctcacattgcgataagcaacaacagaaaagtccccagctttaacatttttataccaaagaaacagcaattttgactgatcagattcacttaatgaaagcatattgaatgcttttttcaagtcataggtaagcaatttctgaccgaaccttaaatgaagaaaagcagaggatagcttttggttcaatgtgggacctggatgcatacactggttgagagagaggcttagtttcttatttttctcattctctctcaaaTTGGATAAAAAGACTACACGACACTTAGTCGTCTCCCTCTCAGGCTTAAAAATTCCCATGTGAGGAAGAAAAGCATAATCTGGGTGCAGGGCTTTATATTGTTCAAGATCATGAATAGGTTTTATTATACCAGCTGCTATTTGATCCTTAATAGTCTGATCCATTAAATGTAAATAACCCACATTATTTTTAAGCTTCCTAAAATTGGACTTCAAAATTACCTCTGCTAAATGTTCATTTTTCGAAAGCAAGTGCGATACCTCACCATTCCAAAGTAAGGGAACTCGAATCCTACCATCGACTtctctagatatattattaaaagtataatcaactaactgcttattcagttctacagtctcttcctcataaatagttcggtcataattaatgaatttagggcattcaagctccaatatttcatttgttgccTTTTTTAGTTTACACTCCATAAGCTTTCCCTTGTCATTCAAAACCGAAAAATTACTACTAACTTTCAAAGTATCATAGTGAAGGTCATGAACCTCATCATCCAAAGTAGGTATGATAGAATCTGCAACAAATAACGAGTGAGTGTGGACACTTACAAAAGACTCCACACTAGGTGGACTAGGAATACTAACACTAACAGACATCGAATGACAtggcaaaaaatctatattatagatcaatctttgaacattgcctaccaacataacgcccattgggga
This genomic stretch from Palaemon carinicauda isolate YSFRI2023 chromosome 12, ASM3689809v2, whole genome shotgun sequence harbors:
- the LOC137650629 gene encoding uncharacterized protein; its protein translation is MGPFHVRKNNETQKVWLLCITCTWSRAVNLKICKDLGVKEFLQSFQLHCFDYGIPELCVSDMGTQLVAGANVMQNLLSDHASQLYFEENNIRPIQFQQYFKGCSKLGSLVEVCVKQVKRLLFGSIKNLVLSYDDFEFIVCHTVHLVNRRPIAFKESLREEDLDFVPEPITPEQLVKGYELTSMNLLPELQGIPDEDPDWQPCVNPQQVKDEYMKLRKVRNNLLSKYHNEFLGTLIDQAVDKKDRYRPITQRGIKIGDIVLLKEVHAKPNNYPMGLVKELQYNSIGEVTGASIQKGSTREVVKRHITTLVPFLERSDDSELSSTNDSVKLLSEPPHVKRKAAIVSEQKTREILTECYVSVLFIFLDAIFSTKKSCIAGGGLKEIKF